The nucleotide window AAATTAATAATAACTTTATCCAACAACTTCACAACAAATGTAAACAACATAACATCCAATTACTACTTAATACCGTCAATAAAACTTTTAATGAGGCTTATTGCGATGGCTGGAATCTAACTACCGCTGAAATGCTAAAATTTAAAAAAAGACCTTGCACTAACAATAAACTCTTAGGTGTATCTACACACAACCTAACTGAAGCACTAAAAGCCCAAATAATAGGTGCTGACTTTGTTATTATCTCCCCAGTACAAGCTACAAAAACCCATCCTAAACTTCTACCATTAGGCTGGGATAACGCTAAAGAAGTTGTCAATACACTCAATATTCCTGTCTATTTTTTAGGCGGAATGAGACTCCAAGACCTAAAAAAAACTCAACAACTTGGTGCACAAGGTATTGCAGGCGTCAGCACTTTTTAGAAGATTAAAATTGCTGAAAAATATATTTTAAATATTAAAAATCCTCAATATACATACATAATACAACTTATCATGTATGTATAAGCATTTTACCTATTGAATACGTGTTCTATTTATACTCTTTTAAGTGCTATTAACAACTAATATGTATTTCCCAAAAATTCTCAATACCAACCCCAAAAATAAAATCAGTGATTATTATGTAATAATAGAACTATCCCTAATTTTATATTTATCAATACTAGTAGTGGATTAATTTTGATTTTTTGAATGGAAAATAATAACTAACATTAAATAAAAATTTAAAACAAAAATTAATCAATAATTCTATCTTAATATGATTTCTAAATGCACCACTTTCGTGGTGCATTTAGAAACATTAATATAATATTTTTTACGTTATAATTAAAGGGTTTTTAAATTTATTTTATTTTATAGATTATAACCTATGAAAACCCAATTATTACACCTGCCTAAAGCTCGTGGTCTTTATCATCCAAATAATGAAAAAGAGAACTGTGGCATAGGATTTATCGCTCATATCAAAGGCAAGCCTTCACACCAAATTACCATTGATGCCTTGGAAATGCTATCCAGAATGGAACACCGGGGTGGTTGCGGTTGTGAAACCAATACTGGTGATGGTGCTGGTATTTTAACCAATATTCCACACAAATTTTTCATTCAAGAAATTAAGCGTTTATTTGATGTAGTAGTTGAAAAAGGTGCTTATAGCGTTGGTAATATTTTCTTGCCACAAGATAAAAAACAAAGAGCACATTGCATGAATTTATTAGAAAAATCTATTGTATGCGAGAATCAAACTTTTATTGGCTGGCGTAATGTACCTATTAATATTAATAAGGCCAATATTGGTAATATTGCTAGAAAATCTAAACCTGTAATTAAACAACTCATTATTGCTCGTGCTAAGGGGATTGACACACCAACTTTTGAGCGTGCATTATTTATTATTAGAAAACACACCTCAAACATCATTAGAACAGATAAGGCTTTATCTCAAGCATTATTATTCTATGTTTGCAGTATGTCAAGTAATATTATTATATACAAAGGCATGTTGTTAGGATCACAAGTTCTTGATTTTTATCAGGATTTATCTGATATTAAATATTCAACCTATTTAGCAATGGTACACTCACGTTTCTCAACCAATACATTTCCTTCATGGGATAGAGCACAACCTTGTCGCTATATGTCACATAATGGTGAAATCAATACCAGACAAGGTAATTATAATTGGATGCATGCTAGAGAAGGTGTATTGAAAAGTAAGCTTTTTAAGAACAATTTAAACAAGACCTTACCTGTAATTGAAACTGAAGTTTCTGATTCTGGTAGTTTTGATAATGTATTAGAATTTTTGATGATGAATGGTCGCACCTTACAAGAATCAGCATTAATGATGGTACCTGAGGCCTGGCAGAATGACAGCAATATGAGCGCTGAAAAAAAAGCATTTTATGAATATCTCTCTAACATTATGGAACCGTGGGATGGGCCTGCTTCTATTGCTTTTACTGATGGTTTTTATATTGGTGCAATGCTTGATCGTAACGGTTTACGTCCTTCACGCTACTACCTGACCCACGATGAGCGTGTTATCATGGCAAGCGAAGTAGGTGTAGTTGATGTAGCAACTGATAATATCAAAACTAAAGGAAGATTACGTCCAGGAAAAATGTTTTTAGTTGATTTTAACAAAGGTGAATTGGTTAATGATGAAACAATTAAATCTGAATTTGCAGCAAAAAATCCTTACCAAACCTGGTTAAATATCCAGCAAATACATCTATCAGAATTTCACTGTCAAACTGAGGCGCATAGCCTCCATCCAGAATCATTAATTCATCGTCTAAAAACGTTCGGTTATAGCACAGAGACCTTACAATTTATGTTATTACCACTAGTTAATGAGTTACGTGATCCAGTAGGATCTATGGGTAATGATTCAGCACTAGCTTGTTTATCTAGCCAATCTCGCATTATTTACGATTATTTTAAGCAATTATTTGCACAAGTCACCAACCCAGCAATTGACTCTATTCGCGAAGAAGTAGTAATGTCATTACGTTGTTCCATTGGACCAGAGGGAAATTTATTACATGATAAGGCTGAAAATGCGCACCGTTTAGTTATTGAACATCCAATTTTAACTAATAAAGAGGTTACCGCATTAAAACATTGCAATCATCGTAACTGGACAAGCAAAACCATTGATATCACTTATGATATTAATAAGGGTAAAAAAATATCTGACTTACTAGATGATATTTGCAACCAAGGATCTCAAGCCATTAAAAATAAACACAATTTAATTATATTATCTGACCGTAATATTGATAAAAATCGCGTTGCAATATCTAGTCTATTAGCCTCTTCTGCCCTACATAGACACTTAGTTGCCAGTACCGAACGAACCCAGGTTGGTATTATTGTTGAAACAGGTGAGGCTCGTGAAGTTCATCATTTCTGTTTAATGATAGGGTTTGGCGCAGATGCAATTAATCCATACCTTGCATTTGAGGCGTTATGGCAAGCACGCCGTGATGAAATAATTGATATTAAAAGTGATGATGCTATCATATCTTCCTATCGAAAAAGCATTGCTAAAGGCATGTTAAAAGTCATGGCAAAAATGGGTATTTCTACCTTAGAATCTTACAAAGGTGCACAAATTTTTGAAGCAGTAGGCCTAGCACCGGAAATAATGGATAAATGTTTTTTTGGCACAGCATCTCGTATTAACGGTGTTAATTTTGATATTTTACAAACAGAAAGTGAAAAACGCCATCAAAATGCCTACCAAACCAATTCTTTAGACAATTTTGGCCAATACTATTGGCGTAGTGGTGGAGAAAAACACATGTGGGATCCACAAACAATTTCTCACTTACAAAATGCGGCACGTAATAATAACAAATCAGCTTATTGGGCATTTTCTAAACATGCCAATGAACAAGGCACACGAAACTCAACATTACGTGGGCTTATGTCTTTCAAGAAAGGCAATCCAATTAACATTGACGACGTTGAAAATATTAAAAAAATTGTTAAAAGATTCGCTACAGGTGCGATGAGCTTTGGTTCTATTTCATCAGAATCACACGAATCACTAGCGATTGCTATGAACCGTTTAGGTGGAAAATCAAATACAGGTGAGGGTGGCGAAGACAAAAAACGCTGGACACCTGATATTAATGGTGACTCACGCCGTAGCGCCATTAAACAAGTAGCCTCTGGTCGTTTTGGTGTAACCATTGACTATCTTAATAATGCGGATGAGATTCAAATTAAAGTCTCACAAGGTGCAAAACCTGGCGAAGGAGGTGAATTACCTGGTACAAAAGTAGATGAAAAT belongs to Candidatus Vesicomyosocius okutanii and includes:
- a CDS encoding thiamine phosphate synthase, producing MKTFINSIALPDKYWITPSNNHQSNKWMEKFNQKLTQNIKLIQLRSKTKINNNFIQQLHNKCKQHNIQLLLNTVNKTFNEAYCDGWNLTTAEMLKFKKRPCTNNKLLGVSTHNLTEALKAQIIGADFVIISPVQATKTHPKLLPLGWDNAKEVVNTLNIPVYFLGGMRLQDLKKTQQLGAQGIAGVSTF
- the gltB gene encoding glutamate synthase large subunit; protein product: MKTQLLHLPKARGLYHPNNEKENCGIGFIAHIKGKPSHQITIDALEMLSRMEHRGGCGCETNTGDGAGILTNIPHKFFIQEIKRLFDVVVEKGAYSVGNIFLPQDKKQRAHCMNLLEKSIVCENQTFIGWRNVPININKANIGNIARKSKPVIKQLIIARAKGIDTPTFERALFIIRKHTSNIIRTDKALSQALLFYVCSMSSNIIIYKGMLLGSQVLDFYQDLSDIKYSTYLAMVHSRFSTNTFPSWDRAQPCRYMSHNGEINTRQGNYNWMHAREGVLKSKLFKNNLNKTLPVIETEVSDSGSFDNVLEFLMMNGRTLQESALMMVPEAWQNDSNMSAEKKAFYEYLSNIMEPWDGPASIAFTDGFYIGAMLDRNGLRPSRYYLTHDERVIMASEVGVVDVATDNIKTKGRLRPGKMFLVDFNKGELVNDETIKSEFAAKNPYQTWLNIQQIHLSEFHCQTEAHSLHPESLIHRLKTFGYSTETLQFMLLPLVNELRDPVGSMGNDSALACLSSQSRIIYDYFKQLFAQVTNPAIDSIREEVVMSLRCSIGPEGNLLHDKAENAHRLVIEHPILTNKEVTALKHCNHRNWTSKTIDITYDINKGKKISDLLDDICNQGSQAIKNKHNLIILSDRNIDKNRVAISSLLASSALHRHLVASTERTQVGIIVETGEAREVHHFCLMIGFGADAINPYLAFEALWQARRDEIIDIKSDDAIISSYRKSIAKGMLKVMAKMGISTLESYKGAQIFEAVGLAPEIMDKCFFGTASRINGVNFDILQTESEKRHQNAYQTNSLDNFGQYYWRSGGEKHMWDPQTISHLQNAARNNNKSAYWAFSKHANEQGTRNSTLRGLMSFKKGNPINIDDVENIKKIVKRFATGAMSFGSISSESHESLAIAMNRLGGKSNTGEGGEDKKRWTPDINGDSRRSAIKQVASGRFGVTIDYLNNADEIQIKVSQGAKPGEGGELPGTKVDENIASIRHSTPGVGLISPPPHHDIYSIEDLSQLIFDLKRSNPSARISVKLVAEVGVGTIAAGVVKAKSDHIVIAGHDGGTGASPLTSIKHAGLPWELGLAETHQTLVMNGLRSRIVVQIDGQLKTGRDVAIGILLGAEEFGFSTAPLITLGCIMMRKCHLNTCPVGIATQDIELRKKFTGKPEHVVNYLFMVAQELRLIMAELGFKTVNEMIGRVDMLQMNQILNHWKQGTINLDALLTPAKKPNKHTDTYQTVTQDHQLNQQIDNKLIAKSKLAVKNTEKVYINSIITNVDRAVGTMLSSYIVKTRGTNNLQDDTIHINFKGSAGQSLGAFLAKGVTLEVEGDANDYVGKGISGGCIIVYPPKNSTFNAENEIIAGNVCGYGATAGEIYLSGCVSERFCVRNSGAIAVAEGVGDHGCEYMTGGRAIILGEVGRNFGAGMSGGIAYIYNPHHTFESMANPIMIDLDPMDSETQIELKQYINNHAKYTGSKIATRILDNWHSEIKHFIKIMPKDFKRVLAKKITSNQFQQK